The proteins below come from a single Chelmon rostratus isolate fCheRos1 chromosome 12, fCheRos1.pri, whole genome shotgun sequence genomic window:
- the LOC121615003 gene encoding sorting nexin-16-like, translating to MAAPFVPVPFPLDRTGTCRSWAKRGSPIHTTSTINREPSPPESIPWLRRVGPWGAAAGASTPDDSWSRLGGGVLDGSSMYPECEGNLWDSWVERPITPTLLGYEILEERAKFTVYKILVTGAQRDSWVIFRRYTDFCRLNDKLKELFPNFSPALPPKRWFKDNYDEEFLEERQIGLQTFLQNLTSHKDVISSEAVRRFLCLIDPPSPFDSLEESRAFCETLEETNHRLQRELLENEREVEMLKMNLEKKENYISHLLKKVKSTL from the exons ATGGCTGCCCCCTTTGTTCCAGTCCCATTCCCGCTGGACCGGACTGGAACATGCAGATCCTGGGCCAAGAGGGGGTCTCCCATACACACTACTTCGACCATAAACCGTGAGCCCTCACCACCAGAGAGTATTCCCTGGTTGAGAAGAGTTGGACCATGGGGTGCTGCAGCTGGGGCTTCCACCCCAGATGACTCCTGGAGTAGACTGGGAGGAGGTGTGTTGGATGGGTCATCCATGTATCCAGAGTGTGAAGGAAACCTCTGGGATAGCTGGGTGGAGAGACCCATCACACCGACACTGCTGGGCTACGAGATCCTGGAGGAGAGGGCCAAGTTCACG GTTTATAAGATCCTGGTGACAGGGGCTCAAAGAGACAGCTGGGTGATCTTCAGAAGATACACTGACTTCTGCAGGCTCAATGACAAG ctgaaagaaCTGTTTCCCAACTTCAGTCCAGCCCTGCCTCCTAAGCGCTGGTTCAAGGACAACTATGATGAGGAGTTTCTAGAGGAGAGGCAGATCGGGCTGCAGACCTTTCTGCAGAACTTGACGTCACATAAAGACGTCATCAGCAG TGAAGCCGTGAGACGCTTTCTATGTTTGATTGACCCACCGAGTCCATTTGACAGTCTGGAGGAAAGTAGG GCTTTTTGTGAGACTCTGGAGGAGACTAACCATCGTCTTCAGAGGGAGCTCttggaaaatgagagagaagttgagatgttgaagatgaacctggagaagaaggaaaactACATCAGCCACCTGTTGAAGAAAGTCAAGTCAACTCTGTAA